A region from the Streptomyces sp. 3214.6 genome encodes:
- a CDS encoding FtsW/RodA/SpoVE family cell cycle protein: MSSTTNSPTHHTSTIGSIGTPSRRNTELALLVFAVVIPVFAYANVGLAINEQVPSGLLAYGLGLGLLAGVAHLVVRKFAPYADPLLLPLATLLNGLGLVAIWRLDQSKYLQQAEQAGTAAPRQLLYTAMGIALFIVVLIFLKDHRVLQRYTYISMVGAIFLLLLPLVPGLGQNIYGAKIWISVAGFSIQPGEFAKIVLAIFFAGYLMVKRDALALASRRFLGLYLPRGRDLGPIIVVWLISILILVFETDLGTSLLFFGMFVIMLYVATERTSWIVFGLLMSAVGAVGVASVEPHVQQRVQAWLNPMKEYKLSQAGVGGHSEQAMQALWAFGSGGTLGTGWGQGHSELIKFAANSDFILATFGEELGLAGIMALLLLYGLIAERGVRTALAARDPFGKLLAIGLSGAFALQVFVVAGGVMGLIPLTGMTMPFLAYGGSSVIANWALIGILLRISDTARRPAPAPASNPDAEMTQVVRPS; this comes from the coding sequence ATGAGCAGTACTACCAACTCGCCGACGCACCACACGTCCACGATCGGCTCGATCGGTACGCCGAGCCGGCGCAACACCGAGCTCGCGCTGCTGGTGTTCGCCGTCGTCATCCCGGTCTTCGCCTACGCCAACGTGGGCCTGGCCATCAACGAGCAGGTGCCGTCCGGCCTCCTGGCCTACGGGCTGGGTCTCGGTCTGCTGGCCGGCGTCGCCCATCTCGTCGTCCGCAAGTTCGCGCCGTACGCCGATCCGCTGCTGCTGCCGCTGGCCACGCTGCTGAACGGGCTGGGTCTGGTCGCCATCTGGCGTCTGGACCAGTCCAAGTACCTGCAGCAGGCCGAGCAGGCCGGTACGGCCGCGCCGCGGCAGCTGCTGTACACGGCGATGGGCATCGCCCTGTTCATCGTGGTGCTGATCTTCCTGAAGGACCACCGCGTTCTGCAGCGGTACACGTACATCTCGATGGTCGGCGCGATCTTCCTGCTGCTGCTGCCGCTCGTGCCGGGTCTCGGCCAGAACATCTACGGCGCCAAGATCTGGATCTCGGTGGCCGGTTTCTCCATCCAGCCCGGTGAGTTCGCCAAGATCGTGCTGGCGATCTTCTTCGCCGGCTATCTGATGGTGAAGCGGGACGCCCTGGCCCTGGCCAGCCGCCGTTTCCTCGGTCTCTACCTGCCGCGCGGCCGTGACCTGGGCCCGATCATCGTCGTCTGGCTGATCTCGATCCTGATCCTGGTCTTCGAGACGGACCTCGGCACCTCGCTGCTGTTCTTCGGCATGTTCGTGATCATGCTGTACGTGGCCACCGAGCGGACCAGCTGGATCGTGTTCGGTCTGCTGATGTCCGCGGTCGGCGCGGTCGGCGTGGCCAGCGTCGAGCCGCACGTGCAGCAGCGCGTCCAGGCCTGGCTCAACCCGATGAAGGAGTACAAGCTCTCCCAGGCGGGTGTCGGCGGCCACTCCGAGCAGGCCATGCAGGCGCTGTGGGCGTTCGGCTCCGGCGGCACCCTCGGCACCGGCTGGGGGCAGGGCCATTCGGAGCTGATCAAGTTCGCCGCCAACTCCGACTTCATCCTCGCCACCTTCGGTGAGGAGCTGGGGCTGGCCGGCATCATGGCGCTGCTGCTGCTGTACGGCCTGATCGCGGAGCGCGGCGTGCGGACCGCCCTCGCCGCCCGCGACCCGTTCGGCAAGCTGCTCGCGATCGGTCTCTCCGGCGCGTTCGCCCTGCAGGTGTTCGTCGTCGCCGGCGGTGTGATGGGGCTCATCCCGCTCACCGGTATGACGATGCCGTTCCTGGCGTACGGCGGTTCGTCCGTCATCGCCAACTGGGCGTTGATCGGCATCCTGCTCAGAATCAGCGACACGGCGCGCCGTCCGGCGCCCGCCCCCGCCTCCAACCCCGACGCCGAGATGACCCAGGTGGTCCGCCCGTCATGA
- a CDS encoding peptidoglycan D,D-transpeptidase FtsI family protein, whose protein sequence is MNKPLRRIAIFCGLLVLTLLLRDNYLQYVKADSLASDTYNRRVNITRYSTPRGNIIVDGKAITGSVETSGDYKYKRTWTDGAMWAPVTGRSSQAFGANQLEKLEDGILSGNDDRLFFRNTLDMITGKEKEGGSVITTLNAAAQKAAYDGLAGKKGAVAAIEPSTGKILALVSAPSYDPSKFAGSSDKDQEAWNAVQKKNDPDDPMLNRALRETYPPGSTFKVVTAAAALENGEVDGIDSKTNTPDPFPLPQSTQKLGNEHGDCENATLRYALMVSCNTVFAKMADNVGNEKMIAQAEKFGFNEAELDTPVRAAESVYPKDNQPQNALDGIGQGSNRATPLQMAMVASAVANDGKLMKPYMVDELRAPNLDTLETTEPQQLSQAVSSKTAQALQQMMETVVNDPQGTGGKAKINGVVVGGKTGTAQHGLNNSEKPYAWFISYAKLSDGSAPVAVAVVVEDGAANRSDITGGGLAGPIARDVMKAVIDSKK, encoded by the coding sequence ATGAACAAGCCCCTGCGCCGGATCGCGATCTTCTGCGGCCTTCTCGTGCTGACCCTGCTGCTGCGGGACAACTACCTGCAGTACGTCAAGGCGGACAGCCTCGCCAGCGACACCTACAACCGCCGCGTCAACATCACGCGCTACTCCACCCCGCGCGGCAACATCATCGTCGACGGCAAGGCCATCACCGGTTCGGTGGAGACCAGCGGCGACTACAAGTACAAGCGCACCTGGACCGACGGCGCCATGTGGGCGCCGGTCACCGGCCGCTCTTCGCAGGCGTTCGGCGCCAACCAGCTGGAGAAGCTGGAGGACGGCATCCTCAGCGGCAACGACGACCGGCTCTTCTTCCGTAACACCCTGGACATGATCACGGGCAAGGAGAAGGAGGGCGGCAGCGTCATCACCACCCTCAACGCCGCCGCGCAGAAGGCCGCGTACGACGGGCTCGCCGGGAAGAAGGGCGCGGTCGCCGCGATCGAGCCGTCCACCGGCAAGATCCTCGCGCTGGTCTCCGCGCCGTCGTACGACCCGTCGAAGTTCGCCGGGTCCTCCGACAAGGACCAGGAGGCGTGGAACGCGGTCCAGAAGAAGAACGACCCCGACGACCCGATGCTGAACCGGGCGCTGCGCGAGACCTACCCGCCGGGCTCCACGTTCAAGGTGGTCACGGCCGCGGCGGCGCTGGAGAACGGCGAGGTCGACGGCATCGACTCCAAGACCAACACCCCGGACCCGTTCCCGCTGCCGCAGTCCACGCAGAAGCTCGGCAACGAGCACGGCGACTGTGAGAACGCCACGCTGCGCTACGCGCTGATGGTGTCCTGCAACACCGTCTTCGCGAAGATGGCCGACAACGTCGGCAACGAGAAGATGATCGCGCAGGCCGAGAAGTTCGGTTTCAACGAGGCCGAGCTGGACACGCCGGTGCGCGCCGCCGAGTCCGTCTACCCCAAGGACAACCAGCCGCAGAACGCGCTGGACGGCATCGGCCAGGGTTCCAACCGCGCCACCCCGCTGCAGATGGCCATGGTCGCCTCGGCGGTCGCCAACGACGGCAAGCTGATGAAGCCGTACATGGTCGACGAGCTCAGGGCCCCGAACCTGGACACCCTGGAGACGACCGAGCCCCAGCAGCTGTCCCAGGCCGTCTCCTCCAAGACCGCGCAGGCCCTGCAGCAGATGATGGAGACGGTCGTCAACGACCCGCAGGGCACCGGCGGAAAGGCCAAGATCAACGGCGTCGTCGTCGGCGGCAAGACCGGTACCGCCCAGCACGGCCTCAACAACAGCGAGAAGCCGTACGCCTGGTTCATCTCGTACGCGAAGCTGTCCGACGGCAGCGCGCCGGTGGCCGTCGCGGTCGTCGTCGAGGACGGCGCCGCCAACCGTAGCGACATCACCGGCGGCGGTCTGGCCGGTCCGATCGCAAGGGACGTGATGAAGGCAGTCATCGACAGCAAGAAGTGA